The following DNA comes from Pseudophryne corroboree isolate aPseCor3 chromosome 8, aPseCor3.hap2, whole genome shotgun sequence.
ctataggtcgacagtcactaggtcgacatggatggaaggtcgacagggtttctaggtcgacatgtgctaggtcgacaggtctaaaggtcgacatgagtttttcaatttttttttctttttttgaattttttcatacttaacgatccacgtggactacgattggaacggtaaagtgtgccgagcgaagcggtagcggagcgaaggcaccatgcccgaagcatggcgagcgaagcgaggggacgcggtgcactaatttgggatcccggtcactctacgaagaaaacggcacaaaaataaataaatcctcatgtcgacctttagacctgtcgacctagcacatgtcgacctagaaaccctgtcgaccttccatccatgttgacctagtgactgtcgacctatagtggtcgacctaaacattgtcgacctagacactctcgatttgatgaaccacacccctgtctgtgtcaccccacATCATAAGGAGCAAGCTCCATATCCTACAGCTGCATTCTGTCTGTTATCCTACATTATGAGGGGCAGACTATTTGTCTCATAACACccgtctgtctgtgtcaccctgcagtgggaggggcagACTGCATTTCTCATCTGTTTGTGTCACCCCACAGTGTAAGGAACAAAGTCCAAACCGCATGGCTGCATTCTGTCTGTGGTCTGTGCAAGGGTCATACTGTTTTTCTCTTAGCTCCCttttgtctgtgtcaccctgcagtgggcagGGTAGACAGCATGTCTCATAGCACccgtctgtctgtgtcaccctgcagtggggagGGGGTAGACTACATGTCTCATAGATAGCACCCGTCTGtctatgtcaccctgcagtgggagggatagACTGCATGTATCATAGCAcgatagcatctagtttcccttcgtggagaggacctttccattcccataagcccctgggtccatgtcacaaactatttggaatagtaacctgtggcgagcgaagcagagcgagacaccgagcccgaagtatGGTGAGCGAAGCATGCCTGCAAGGGTTCAGTGGtgcatagaaaaaaacaaaataacctcaaacgaacgaaaaacggagaaaacatttaggtgctgtaaaggcggaagttatctactgccctcttgtgctgtcacttcctggtcctgatcacaaagggaacatagacacaaccatcatTGCACCCGTCTGTTTGTGTCACCATGCAGACTCCGTTCACGCTGTGTAACCTGTGGTTTCACAGTAGGAGGTTACCTGTGACCCCACAGTAGGAAGATCAGATTACATAACCTTATCTACAATCTGTCGGTGTTACACTACATTATGAGGGGTAGACTACATGTGTCTTAGCTCCTTTCTGtgccaccctgcagtgggaggggcatACTGCATGTTATAGCACCCATCTGTGACATCCTGCAGTAGGAGGGGCATACTGCATGTTATTGCTTCcgttctgtgtcaccctgcagtaggAGGGGCGTATTGCATGCTATAACTCCCTTCTGTGCCTCCCTGCTGTGGAAGGAGCCTACTGCATGTCTCAAAGCGCCTGTCTGTGTCACTCTGCAGTACATGTAACAGAGTCAACATCCCTTATTGCCTTCTTaccctgcaggaggagggacaGACAGTTTCTACATTatagttcccttctgtctgtgtcaccctgaggTAGGAGGGACAGTCAGTCTCCGTGTGCTGTAgccccctcctgtctgtgtcaccctgcaggaggagggacaGTCAGGCTCTGTGTGCTGTAgccccctcctgtctgtgtcaccctgcaggaggagggacaGTCAGGCTCTGTGTGATGTAGCCCCCTCCTGTTTGTGTCGCCCTACATACACACACGTGAACATATTATTTTCCTTCTTTCTCAGGATGAATTTGACAAGCTACGCCATTTCTGCTACCCCAAAACAGACGTCGTCATCTTGTGCTTCAGTGTTGTCAGCCCGTCTTCTTTCCAGAACATATCAGAAAAGTGGATCTCCGAGATCCAGTGCCACTGCCCGAATGTGCCACTTATTCTAGTGGGCACACAGTCCGACCTTCGCGAGGATGTCAAAATATTGATCCAGCTGGCACGGTATCGAGAGAAACCTGTGCCTGCCTCCTCTGCCAGAGCCCTTGCTGAGAAAATTGGGGCTGTTGCTTATGTTGAGTGCTCTGCTCTTACTCAAAAGAATCTGAAAGAGGTTTTTGACACAGCTATTCTCTCAGGCATCCGCTATTCTGACCTAAGAAACCAGCGGGAGAGGAAAATGGCAGCCACGGCTAGCAAAATGAAGACTTTGTCTAAAGCTTGGTGgaaaaagtatgtgtgtgtgtaagactCTCTCACCGCTACTGTGCCAGCTAAGTGCCTTACCCAAAGAGCTAGCACTCAGAACTAGAGATTCATATCTCTCTGTGAACGGTGAATAGGAGAGTTCCTTGTCCTGGACCAATATCTAGTGTACGCCGATGTAAGACTGTGAATGGGGCACACTACTGACTAAATTCCAATGCAATGCATAGCCCCTGGAGACCCTGTATCTGGGTGGTAGATTAACCTACATAACGACATTCTGACACTTCTTCTCAAAGGGATATACCCAATTTGCACCTATGTTTACACTGGTTAGTATTCCAAGCTGGAATGTGTCAGAATGAAAAGTGGTGACCGGGATGACGCCTGTACAGAATTAATATAATAATTGCTTTGATTTGCTCCTTGCAGTGGTAGATGAATTCCAAATATGGCTTCTGTTGTAAGAAGTGTGTAAAATATGGGTATTGTAATACTGTGTATTATGTATGGACACTTGTGTTTGTGACTGAGGGGATGACTTTGGCCATGTTAGTCTTTGATAAACAGTTTGAAAATATGGGACTGTCTCAGAATTTGCATCAGCCTTATGGTTTTTGCATCGTGTGGCACCAATTGTTGGGGAACTAAAATTTCCCGCCTTCCAGCCTCTGGATCACAAGGTATTATGTGACTTGTAGTTCCTCAGCAGCTGGGAGCTATTGGCCAAGCTTGAGTAAAGCAGTCCTATTTCTTCAATACCAGTGAGCTGTCACCCCTAGTCATAACACAACAGACTCCTCTTGTATCTGTCTCAGAGATAACGCTTTACAAGCTTTTAATTGGGACACACATTTTCTCATTTCATGTGATTCTGTTTGAaaataaaatcacttttattaattATATTGTCTGGTCTTTGCTTAGGAACCGCCTCACATCTCACACTTGGCTGGAGAAAGAGTCAACTCTTAAAGGTCACAGCATTGTAAAAGTCTGCAGTGATTCCACACATCTAGCACTATGCTGTAGCACTTAGAATCTACAGATAAGAGTAACAGATTAGAAGGGAGATATATTCTTATCTAGacatgggctgtgtgtatacatgtcatggtgtagtagtgtctatgctggacctgggctgtgtgtatacatgtaatggtgtagtagtgtctatgctggacctgggctgcatgtatacatgtaatggtgtagtagtgtctatgGTGGACCTGGGCTGCATGTATACAtgccatggtgtagtagtgtctgggctgtgtgtatacatgtcacggtgtagtagtgcctgtgctggacctgggctgtgtgtatacatgtaatggtgtagtagtgtctgtgctggacctgggctgtgtgtatacatgtaatggtgtagtagtgtttatgctggacctgggctgtgtgtatacatgtaatggtgtagtagtgtctgtgctggacctgggctgtgtgtatacatgtaatggtgtagtagtgtctgtgctggacctgggctgtgcgtatacatgtaatggtgtagtagtgtttatGCTGGACCtgagctgtgtgtatacatgtaatggtgtagtagtgtctgtgctggacctgggctgtgtgtatagatgtg
Coding sequences within:
- the RHOU gene encoding rho-related GTP-binding protein RhoU, with amino-acid sequence MPPQELSMEYTSHFAPPVPPHMPKPLPPAGCQEKNLKCVLLGDGAVGKTSLLVSYTTNGYPTRYIPTAFDDFSALVQVENTPVKLQLCDTAGQDEFDKLRHFCYPKTDVVILCFSVVSPSSFQNISEKWISEIQCHCPNVPLILVGTQSDLREDVKILIQLARYREKPVPASSARALAEKIGAVAYVECSALTQKNLKEVFDTAILSGIRYSDLRNQRERKMAATASKMKTLSKAWWKKYVCV